One bacterium genomic window carries:
- a CDS encoding redoxin domain-containing protein yields the protein MKLGQKAPDFVLKDQHNQEFKLSDLNGRKVLLSFHPLAFTKICARQMQALEKNLKAFDLLNTVPVGISVDTVPSKHAWAKEIKIKNLRMLSDFWPHGKVAKDYGIFRREQGFSERANILVDEFGKVIWIKVYPIKELPELKEVLKFLSL from the coding sequence ATCAAGCTCGGCCAAAAGGCGCCGGACTTTGTTCTGAAAGACCAGCACAACCAGGAATTCAAGTTGTCTGACCTTAATGGGCGAAAGGTGCTGCTGTCCTTTCATCCCCTGGCCTTTACCAAGATCTGTGCCCGGCAGATGCAGGCCCTGGAGAAGAACCTGAAGGCCTTCGATCTTTTGAACACGGTCCCGGTGGGCATAAGCGTGGACACCGTTCCCAGCAAGCATGCCTGGGCCAAGGAGATCAAGATTAAGAACCTCAGGATGCTTTCAGACTTTTGGCCGCACGGCAAAGTAGCTAAAGACTACGGGATATTCCGCCGGGAGCAGGGGTTCTCGGAACGGGCAAATATCCTGGTTGACGAGTTTGGGAAGGTGATCTGGATAAAGGTTTATCCCATAAAAGAGCTGCCGGAACTAAAGGAAGTATTAAAGTTTTTGAGTTTATAA
- a CDS encoding TetR family transcriptional regulator, whose product MSPKDYSLPEPKSRIFNAAAALFVNKGFEAVGVREIAKEAKVNIAMINYYFGGKVGILKAILEETYQKYYDAQASAGNDSTPPEERARNLVTNVVRFFRENTEIALVTFNTMLFDIPDVLCLQEKWGKMNYAVMGGFFKQIGVDLMDPVHNSIYNGFLGNMIKSHFQFRYVTERLSNENKDENCPGDKDDIWQMKPDYNDGFYERYIDLLVNQYFHGVIYATQKDKMKLHKGENK is encoded by the coding sequence ATGTCTCCCAAAGACTATTCCCTGCCTGAACCAAAGAGCCGCATATTCAATGCCGCTGCCGCCCTGTTCGTCAACAAGGGTTTTGAAGCTGTCGGAGTGCGCGAGATCGCCAAAGAGGCCAAGGTCAATATTGCCATGATCAATTATTACTTTGGCGGTAAAGTCGGTATTTTAAAAGCTATATTGGAAGAAACCTACCAGAAGTATTACGATGCCCAGGCGTCGGCCGGAAATGATTCAACCCCGCCGGAAGAAAGAGCCAGGAACCTGGTGACAAACGTGGTCCGGTTCTTCCGGGAAAACACCGAAATTGCTTTGGTCACATTCAATACCATGTTGTTTGATATCCCGGATGTATTGTGTTTGCAGGAAAAATGGGGCAAGATGAATTATGCAGTGATGGGAGGGTTCTTTAAACAAATAGGCGTGGACCTTATGGATCCGGTTCACAACAGTATTTATAACGGTTTTTTGGGGAACATGATAAAAAGCCATTTTCAGTTCAGGTATGTTACTGAGCGTTTGTCAAACGAAAATAAGGATGAAAATTGCCCGGGGGACAAGGATGACATTTGGCAGATGAAGCCTGATTATAACGATGGTTTTTACGAAAGGTACATTGATCTTTTGGTAAACCAATATTTCCATGGCGTGATCTACGCCACCCAGAAAGATAAAATGAAACTCCATAAAGGAGAGAATAAATGA